A window of Rubricoccus marinus contains these coding sequences:
- a CDS encoding transposase, translating into MPFDPDRHHRRSVRLRDLSYAEPGLYFVTICTHGRQRLFGDVGAGEMVLSDLGRIAHDEWLRTPEVRPYVVLDAFVVMPDHVHLLFGILPHEGNAEAPPPPPADGAGHTSGVSPRRFGNAVPHSVPSIMRMYKSVVTKRIRALDPTVRLWQARYHDRIVRTDREADALRRYIHENPMRWAAGEDRADGHRA; encoded by the coding sequence ATGCCGTTCGACCCCGACCGACATCACCGCCGTTCGGTTCGCCTGCGTGACCTCTCGTACGCGGAGCCGGGCCTGTACTTCGTGACGATCTGTACGCACGGGCGCCAGAGGCTTTTCGGAGACGTCGGCGCGGGCGAGATGGTGCTGTCGGATCTCGGGCGTATCGCGCACGACGAATGGCTTAGGACGCCAGAGGTCCGGCCGTACGTGGTGCTGGATGCGTTCGTGGTGATGCCGGATCACGTGCACCTGTTGTTTGGGATTCTGCCGCATGAGGGAAATGCCGAGGCGCCGCCGCCGCCGCCCGCGGATGGGGCGGGACATACCAGCGGCGTGTCTCCACGTCGGTTTGGGAACGCTGTGCCTCATTCCGTGCCGTCCATCATGCGGATGTACAAATCCGTCGTGACGAAACGCATTCGCGCTCTCGATCCGACGGTGCGCTTATGGCAGGCGCGATACCACGACCGCATCGTCCGCACCGATCGAGAGGCCGACGCCCTGCGCCGGTACATCCATGAGAACCCCATGCGCTGGGCCGCTGGCGAGGACCGTGCCGACGGGCATCGCGCCTGA
- a CDS encoding response regulator transcription factor, translating to MSAPIRVALADDHPAFLSGLVAYLTEQPDIDVVATASDGREALELARRERPDVLVLDLEMPHMTGMDVADALQGSGVGVLILSAYQDEDYIFGVLERGAAGYLTKEEPLAEILRAIRGVVGGETGWLSGRIAQLVLKGRWRQTPEPSLLEPLSAREQEVALLMARGRTNPEIADALFISMSTVKKHVNAVYEKLEIPTRPQVVAWMWEHGLVTPEAP from the coding sequence ATGTCCGCCCCCATCCGCGTCGCCCTCGCCGACGACCACCCGGCGTTCCTCTCCGGCCTCGTCGCGTACCTCACCGAGCAGCCCGACATCGACGTCGTCGCGACGGCCTCGGACGGCCGTGAGGCGCTGGAGCTGGCTCGCCGCGAGCGCCCCGACGTGCTCGTGCTGGATCTCGAGATGCCGCACATGACCGGCATGGACGTCGCCGACGCGCTCCAGGGCTCGGGCGTTGGCGTGCTCATCCTGAGCGCGTACCAGGACGAGGACTACATCTTCGGCGTGCTGGAGCGCGGCGCTGCAGGCTACCTCACCAAAGAGGAGCCGCTGGCGGAGATCCTCCGCGCCATCCGCGGCGTGGTGGGCGGCGAAACGGGGTGGCTGAGCGGGCGCATCGCGCAACTCGTGCTCAAGGGCCGCTGGCGCCAGACGCCGGAGCCGTCGCTCCTGGAGCCGCTGAGCGCGCGCGAGCAGGAGGTGGCGCTGCTGATGGCGCGGGGCCGCACCAACCCGGAGATCGCCGACGCGCTCTTTATCAGCATGAGTACGGTCAAGAAGCACGTCAACGCGGTCTACGAGAAGCTGGAGATCCCGACGCGGCCGCAGGTGGTGGCGTGGATGTGGGAGCACGGGCTCGTCACGCCAGAGGCACCGTAG
- a CDS encoding tetratricopeptide repeat protein: MAQINPPKPLITPEARAEERQDRFQTGVLRSRSFFEENRTLVIGAVVGVVALVLAIIAFVAWRANQDAQAEQALGSILSAYEAGDLETALAGTDDRPGLLEIADDYGSATAAPFFAADALFQLGRYDEAAKYFGMVDDDGLMGASAIAGRAAILEVQGEHAEAADLYERAAARFKNDATSPGYLLDAGRAHQAAGDMDAAQRAYQTVLDDYADTPEATTATVELASVEAAANAVGTPTGDVEPGPAPDSTASASGVDAAAQQEAMQQALQQAMQNQ, translated from the coding sequence ATGGCCCAGATCAACCCGCCCAAACCGCTCATCACGCCCGAGGCGCGCGCCGAAGAGCGTCAGGACCGCTTCCAAACCGGCGTGCTGCGCTCCCGCTCCTTTTTTGAGGAGAACCGCACGCTCGTGATCGGCGCCGTCGTGGGCGTGGTCGCGCTCGTGCTCGCCATCATCGCGTTTGTCGCGTGGCGCGCGAACCAGGACGCGCAGGCCGAGCAAGCCCTCGGCTCCATCCTCTCCGCCTACGAGGCGGGCGACTTGGAGACGGCGCTCGCGGGCACGGACGACCGTCCCGGCCTCCTCGAAATCGCCGACGACTACGGCTCAGCGACCGCCGCTCCGTTTTTCGCCGCCGACGCGCTGTTCCAGCTCGGCCGCTACGACGAGGCCGCGAAGTACTTCGGCATGGTGGACGATGACGGCCTGATGGGCGCCAGCGCCATCGCGGGCCGCGCCGCCATCCTCGAGGTGCAGGGCGAGCACGCCGAAGCCGCGGACCTCTACGAGCGCGCCGCCGCCCGCTTCAAGAACGACGCCACCTCGCCGGGCTACCTCCTCGACGCCGGACGCGCCCACCAGGCCGCTGGCGACATGGACGCCGCGCAGCGGGCTTACCAGACCGTTCTGGACGACTACGCCGACACGCCAGAGGCCACGACGGCTACGGTCGAGCTCGCGAGCGTCGAGGCCGCCGCCAACGCCGTCGGCACGCCTACGGGTGATGTGGAGCCCGGTCCCGCTCCGGACTCCACCGCGTCCGCCTCTGGCGTGGACGCCGCGGCGCAGCAGGAAGCGATGCAGCAGGCGCTCCAGCAGGCAATGCAGAACCAGTAG
- a CDS encoding phosphoglycerate kinase, giving the protein MHTLSDLDLSGQRVLTRVDFNVPMENAAITDDTRIQGALPTIRAILDGGGTPILMSHLGRPKGAPDPEFSLRPVADHLGTLLDVTVTFCETTIGDDAEACVADVAASGARGVVLLENTRFLPGETSNDDETARGLARLGDVFVSDAFGSVHRAHASTAGVAALLPSAAGKLLERELTFLHGALEDPDRPFVAILGGAKVSDKIGVIQALAPKVDRLLIGGAMAYTFLRALGHETGSSLVEEDKTDEAFRLYDQFRDTIVLPSDHIVADSFSADAETQTVETIPDGWMGLDIGPATTAQYKDVISNASTVIWNGPMGVFEMDAFASGTRAVAQALADATEASGAMTIVGGGDSVAAINESGLGDAVSHVSTGGGAMLELLEGQTLPGVAALG; this is encoded by the coding sequence ATGCACACTCTTTCCGACCTCGACCTTTCCGGCCAGCGCGTGCTCACGCGCGTGGACTTCAACGTCCCCATGGAGAACGCGGCCATCACGGACGACACCCGCATCCAGGGCGCGCTGCCCACGATCCGCGCGATCCTCGACGGCGGCGGTACGCCCATCCTGATGAGCCACCTCGGCCGCCCGAAGGGCGCGCCCGACCCCGAGTTCAGCCTGCGGCCCGTTGCCGATCACCTCGGCACGCTTCTCGACGTGACGGTCACGTTCTGTGAGACCACCATCGGAGACGACGCCGAGGCGTGCGTGGCCGATGTCGCAGCCTCTGGCGCCAGAGGCGTCGTGCTGCTGGAGAACACGCGCTTTCTGCCCGGCGAGACGTCCAACGACGACGAGACCGCCAGAGGCTTGGCGCGGCTGGGCGACGTTTTCGTCTCGGACGCCTTCGGCTCGGTCCACCGCGCGCACGCGTCCACCGCTGGCGTGGCGGCGCTCTTGCCGAGCGCGGCGGGCAAACTGCTGGAGCGCGAGTTGACGTTCCTCCACGGCGCGCTTGAAGACCCCGACCGGCCGTTCGTCGCCATCCTCGGCGGCGCGAAGGTCTCGGACAAGATCGGCGTCATCCAGGCGCTCGCGCCCAAAGTGGACCGCCTGCTCATCGGCGGCGCGATGGCGTACACGTTTCTCCGCGCGCTGGGCCACGAGACCGGCTCCTCACTTGTCGAAGAGGACAAGACCGACGAGGCGTTCCGCCTCTACGACCAGTTCCGCGACACCATCGTGCTGCCCAGCGATCACATCGTTGCGGACTCCTTCTCCGCCGACGCCGAGACGCAGACCGTGGAGACGATCCCGGACGGCTGGATGGGCCTGGACATCGGCCCCGCGACCACCGCGCAGTACAAAGACGTGATCTCCAACGCGAGTACCGTCATCTGGAACGGGCCGATGGGCGTCTTCGAGATGGACGCCTTCGCCAGCGGCACCCGCGCCGTCGCGCAGGCGCTGGCGGACGCGACCGAGGCCTCTGGCGCCATGACCATCGTCGGCGGCGGCGATTCCGTCGCGGCCATCAACGAGTCCGGCCTGGGCGACGCCGTGAGCCACGTCTCCACGGGCGGCGGCGCGATGCTGGAGCTGCTGGAAGGCCAGACGCTTCCGGGCGTCGCCGCACTGGGGTAG
- a CDS encoding sensor histidine kinase has translation MLRRVLATLLLAACTASPARGQTFERFGVRDGLSSEAITDLALGPSGYLWIATEDGLNRYDGHSARVFRHRPGVPGTLPSSPIGALAITASGEVWVGTAQGAARLDRRTGRFHSPPGLPQRSNITALVADDRDHVWIGTSTRGLWRYDPERDSTFREPIPLLGRSRLRVHALASEHGATWVNVSGKAGRTVCRIAAGRTRCRPVNERSELASINGEPLLSDSLGVTLTWLSSGYTWTVPPAGEPFSSGLRSRTDELWLGTEFGLAIVRADGTRGWIQPDPARRGGLGGHDIRALVRDRQGSIWVGTANGLYVTREPSSPFVTYRHAADDAATLSDDRVNGMAEHEGTLWVTTNNGLNRLDLATGRVERVPARLPEPDSPTRFGAAFWQVLVTASGETLIGSKRGGPHRLDGTRLRRLPNGSLNGGVRGLTEDLDGRVWITTSFGIWRREADGTAEKVEAFPAESPSNITYVSADGSIWAGTDAGISRYNPATDRVEQIRTLCQNGRRAFNVWSITETPLDPGALWLSSHGSGLVRYDRASGASECVGMAAGLPTDAVASLLADEYGLLWTGTSAGLARLHPLTREIVTFTSADGLQGDAFNLMSALRLSDGRLAFGGPGGLTLVSPEAVRERSAPEVAISGFERAGRLDPGTPLAGDTLVLRHDQRAFGVRFAALDFRAPSKNRYRYRLLGLDDAWQATDGSAPRATFTGVPPGRYRFEVVGAAADTPFGEPAVLFVEIVPAFWQTFAFRFLTVTLALGTFLAAGFTLSRRRSAEEARADAEATEVRRRLADARERERLRLARDLHDGPVQNLYRVGHDLDRLGETVGTSGVAPVRERVSDVARSLRRMLVELRPTLAEHLGLGPALRTVMRHAEERHPALTVTVRDTTGRWRPTDAGRLALFRIAQEAIENVGRHAEASSVRVTLGAHMGGIRLSVQDDGRGFAVPERMVDLARQEHFGLVGAQERAEAAGGTFHVRSAPGDGTLLEAWVPALLAPEATHVDADT, from the coding sequence ATGCTCCGACGCGTTCTCGCCACGCTCCTCCTCGCGGCCTGCACCGCCTCTCCCGCCAGAGGCCAGACGTTCGAACGCTTCGGCGTCCGCGACGGCCTCTCCTCGGAAGCCATCACGGACCTCGCGCTGGGGCCGTCCGGCTACCTCTGGATCGCGACCGAGGACGGGCTGAACCGCTACGACGGGCACAGCGCGCGCGTTTTCCGCCACCGCCCGGGCGTGCCGGGCACCCTCCCCTCCTCGCCAATAGGGGCGCTGGCGATCACGGCCTCTGGCGAGGTGTGGGTCGGGACGGCGCAGGGGGCCGCGCGGCTGGACCGGCGGACGGGCCGCTTCCACTCCCCTCCCGGGCTCCCGCAGCGCTCCAACATCACGGCTCTCGTCGCCGACGACCGGGACCACGTGTGGATCGGGACGAGCACCCGCGGCCTCTGGCGCTACGACCCGGAGCGGGATTCCACCTTCCGCGAGCCGATCCCACTTCTGGGGCGCTCTCGCCTTCGCGTCCATGCGCTCGCCTCGGAGCACGGGGCGACGTGGGTGAACGTGAGCGGGAAGGCTGGGAGAACGGTCTGCCGCATCGCCGCAGGACGCACCCGGTGCCGGCCCGTCAACGAGCGGTCCGAGCTCGCCAGCATCAACGGGGAGCCGCTCCTTTCGGATTCACTTGGCGTCACGCTCACGTGGCTCTCGTCCGGCTACACCTGGACGGTCCCGCCTGCCGGGGAGCCGTTCAGCTCCGGGCTCCGCTCCCGCACCGACGAGCTCTGGCTGGGCACCGAGTTCGGCCTCGCCATCGTGAGGGCCGACGGGACGCGGGGGTGGATTCAGCCGGACCCGGCGCGGCGCGGTGGCCTAGGAGGGCACGACATCCGCGCGCTCGTGCGGGACCGCCAGGGCAGCATCTGGGTGGGGACCGCGAACGGGCTGTACGTCACGCGCGAGCCCTCCAGTCCGTTCGTCACCTACCGCCACGCCGCCGACGACGCCGCCACCCTAAGCGACGACCGCGTCAACGGCATGGCCGAGCACGAGGGCACGCTGTGGGTCACGACCAACAACGGGCTCAACCGGCTGGACCTCGCGACGGGCCGCGTGGAGCGGGTCCCCGCCCGCCTCCCGGAGCCGGACTCCCCGACGCGCTTCGGCGCCGCGTTCTGGCAGGTCCTCGTCACGGCCTCTGGCGAGACCCTGATCGGCTCCAAGCGCGGGGGGCCTCACCGGCTGGACGGCACGCGCTTGCGCAGGCTCCCCAACGGGTCGCTCAACGGGGGAGTCCGAGGGCTAACAGAAGACCTGGACGGCCGCGTGTGGATCACCACCAGCTTCGGCATCTGGAGGCGTGAGGCCGACGGCACGGCCGAAAAAGTCGAGGCCTTTCCCGCCGAGAGCCCCTCCAACATCACCTACGTCTCCGCCGACGGCTCTATCTGGGCAGGCACCGACGCGGGCATCTCGCGCTACAACCCCGCGACGGACCGCGTCGAGCAGATCCGCACGCTGTGCCAGAACGGGCGGAGAGCCTTCAACGTTTGGAGCATTACCGAGACGCCCCTGGACCCCGGCGCGCTCTGGCTTTCGTCCCACGGCAGCGGCCTTGTCCGCTACGACCGGGCCTCTGGCGCGTCCGAGTGCGTGGGGATGGCCGCGGGGCTCCCGACCGATGCCGTGGCAAGCCTCCTGGCAGACGAGTACGGGCTGCTCTGGACCGGCACGTCGGCGGGCCTGGCGCGGCTCCACCCGCTCACGCGCGAGATCGTCACATTCACCTCCGCCGACGGGCTCCAAGGAGACGCGTTCAACCTCATGTCGGCCCTGCGGCTTTCGGACGGGCGCCTCGCGTTCGGCGGGCCGGGCGGGCTCACCCTCGTCTCGCCAGAGGCCGTGCGCGAGCGCAGCGCGCCAGAGGTCGCCATCAGCGGGTTCGAGCGCGCCGGGCGCCTGGACCCCGGAACGCCTCTGGCGGGCGACACGCTCGTGCTCCGGCACGACCAGCGCGCGTTCGGCGTCCGCTTCGCCGCGCTGGACTTCCGCGCGCCGAGCAAGAACCGCTACCGCTACCGCCTTCTCGGCCTGGATGACGCGTGGCAGGCCACCGACGGCTCGGCGCCGCGGGCGACCTTTACCGGCGTCCCCCCAGGGCGCTACCGCTTCGAGGTCGTGGGCGCGGCGGCGGACACACCCTTTGGAGAGCCGGCCGTGCTGTTCGTGGAGATCGTGCCCGCGTTCTGGCAGACCTTCGCGTTCCGGTTCCTCACGGTCACGCTCGCGCTGGGCACGTTTCTCGCCGCCGGCTTTACGCTCTCGCGCCGGCGCTCCGCCGAGGAAGCGCGGGCGGACGCCGAGGCCACCGAGGTGCGGCGCCGCCTGGCGGATGCCCGCGAGCGCGAGAGGCTCCGCCTCGCCCGCGACCTCCACGACGGGCCGGTGCAGAACCTCTACCGCGTGGGTCACGACCTCGACCGTCTGGGCGAAACCGTCGGGACGAGTGGCGTGGCCCCGGTCCGCGAGCGCGTCTCAGACGTGGCCCGATCGCTGCGCCGGATGCTCGTCGAACTCCGCCCCACCCTCGCCGAGCACCTCGGGCTCGGCCCCGCTCTCCGCACTGTGATGCGGCACGCCGAAGAGCGGCACCCTGCCCTCACCGTCACCGTCCGCGACACCACGGGCCGCTGGCGCCCAACCGACGCCGGGCGGCTCGCGCTTTTCCGCATCGCGCAAGAGGCCATCGAGAACGTGGGGCGCCACGCCGAGGCCTCTAGCGTCCGCGTCACGCTCGGTGCGCACATGGGCGGTATCCGCCTCTCCGTGCAGGACGACGGCCGCGGTTTTGCGGTGCCGGAGCGCATGGTGGACCTCGCGCGGCAGGAGCATTTCGGGCTCGTCGGCGCGCAAGAGCGTGCCGAGGCCGCCGGCGGCACGTTCCACGTCCGGTCCGCTCCCGGAGACGGCACGCTTCTCGAAGCGTGGGTTCCGGCGCTGCTCGCGCCAGAGGCTACGCATGTGGACGCTGACACCTAA
- a CDS encoding RtcB family protein: MSTIIPTGDATAILPARDTSLTPITVIGNEAIRETFDEGCIRQALNAREAPGVSGVVLNPDAHLGYGAPVGCAMSSPTHIYPGPVGVDIKCSMSLLQLDLPADAVDDKRTRRALIEAIEARTPTGAGRNQRSVPKGRAIPHDVAWKAVTEGASGDVLTAMGVPTHWAERCEDSFHVGHDGTADALRQRLTELTETGQFRNVPNKLSQLGTYGGGNHFGECEVVETQDAPTAERFGLIDGGVAYLTHCGSRGFGFNLAQMGFEMLEKHFEKWNLEYPAGDKQLAYAPLGTPEADAYLDMMALGANFATVNHMLINALILEAFQEVIPGTSGDLVYFISHNIAREEITPTGRQWVHRKGATRAFPAGHPGLEGTPFADIGHPILLPGNPQAGSAVMVAEPGAEKSQYSVNHGAGRRMGRRHAKRTLDQRTVDASFNDADILTNCRQYPIDEAPAAYKDFDEVLASVETAGLARSVARLKARFVIKDADKQYGGAA, from the coding sequence ATGTCCACCATCATCCCAACCGGCGACGCCACCGCGATCCTGCCCGCGCGGGATACGTCGCTCACCCCCATCACCGTCATCGGCAACGAGGCCATCCGCGAGACCTTCGACGAAGGCTGCATCCGGCAGGCGCTCAACGCCCGCGAGGCCCCTGGCGTCTCGGGCGTCGTGCTCAACCCGGACGCGCACCTCGGCTACGGCGCGCCCGTTGGCTGCGCGATGTCGTCTCCGACGCACATCTACCCCGGCCCCGTCGGCGTCGACATCAAGTGCTCGATGAGCCTGCTCCAATTGGACCTCCCGGCCGACGCCGTGGACGACAAGCGGACGCGTCGCGCGCTCATCGAGGCGATTGAGGCACGCACCCCGACCGGTGCGGGTCGCAACCAGCGGTCCGTCCCCAAGGGCCGCGCAATCCCGCACGACGTGGCGTGGAAGGCCGTGACTGAAGGCGCCTCTGGCGACGTGCTGACCGCGATGGGCGTGCCCACGCACTGGGCCGAGCGCTGCGAAGACTCGTTCCACGTCGGACACGATGGGACGGCCGACGCGCTGCGCCAGCGGCTGACCGAACTCACCGAGACGGGCCAGTTCCGCAACGTGCCCAACAAGCTCTCGCAGCTCGGGACGTACGGCGGCGGTAACCACTTCGGCGAGTGCGAAGTCGTGGAAACGCAGGACGCCCCTACGGCTGAGCGATTCGGCCTGATCGATGGCGGCGTGGCCTACCTGACCCACTGCGGATCGCGCGGCTTCGGCTTCAACCTGGCCCAGATGGGCTTCGAGATGCTGGAGAAGCACTTCGAGAAGTGGAATCTGGAGTACCCCGCCGGCGACAAGCAGTTGGCCTACGCGCCCCTCGGGACGCCAGAGGCCGACGCCTACCTCGACATGATGGCGCTCGGCGCCAACTTCGCGACGGTCAACCACATGCTCATCAACGCGCTCATCCTGGAGGCTTTCCAGGAGGTCATCCCCGGTACGTCGGGCGACCTCGTGTACTTCATCTCGCACAACATCGCGCGAGAGGAAATCACGCCGACGGGCCGCCAGTGGGTGCACCGTAAGGGTGCCACGCGCGCTTTCCCGGCGGGCCACCCCGGCCTGGAAGGCACGCCCTTCGCCGACATCGGCCACCCGATCCTGCTCCCCGGCAATCCCCAGGCCGGGAGCGCGGTGATGGTGGCCGAGCCCGGCGCGGAGAAAAGTCAGTACTCCGTCAACCACGGCGCGGGGCGCCGGATGGGCCGCCGCCACGCCAAGCGGACGCTCGATCAGCGCACCGTGGACGCGTCGTTCAACGATGCGGACATCCTCACGAACTGCCGTCAGTACCCGATCGACGAGGCGCCCGCGGCCTACAAGGACTTCGACGAGGTCCTGGCGTCGGTCGAGACGGCGGGCCTCGCGCGGTCGGTCGCCCGGCTGAAGGCGCGGTTCGTGATCAAAGACGCCGACAAGCAGTACGGCGGCGCGGCGTGA
- the rtcA gene encoding RNA 3'-terminal phosphate cyclase: MTTSESPPQHVIDGAQGEGGGQILRTSIGLSLVTGDAIQIDHIRAGRQRPGLLRQHLTAVLAACEISGAEASGATLGSDSLTFRPGAVQPGTYRFAVGTAGSATLVLQTVLPALLVARGPSQVTVEGGTHNPSAPTFDFLSRSFLPLIERMGPRVSARLERYGFYPAGGGRIVVDIEPAERLAPLDLTERGDVHGIEVRALVANLPGKIGQRELKTVAKALGGPEDAYTMRQIKDSAGPGNVLFAEVQTAALTTVVTEFGMKGRPAQRVASGVAKAVQAYLASDAPVGPYLADQVLVPLALAAREGAGSSVFRATEWTRHAQTNAEVIERHLGVTIRALPEPSGAVRVLVG; this comes from the coding sequence ATGACCACGTCCGAAAGCCCGCCCCAGCACGTCATCGACGGCGCGCAGGGCGAAGGCGGAGGCCAGATCCTCCGCACCTCCATCGGCCTCTCGCTCGTCACCGGCGACGCGATCCAGATCGACCACATCCGCGCCGGTCGCCAGCGGCCCGGCCTCTTGCGCCAGCACTTGACGGCCGTCCTCGCGGCGTGTGAGATCTCGGGCGCCGAGGCCTCTGGCGCGACGCTCGGGTCGGACTCGCTCACGTTCCGTCCGGGCGCGGTCCAGCCCGGCACGTACCGGTTTGCCGTCGGCACGGCCGGGAGCGCGACGCTCGTGCTCCAGACGGTCCTGCCCGCGCTCCTCGTCGCCAGAGGCCCGTCGCAGGTCACGGTGGAGGGCGGCACGCACAACCCGTCTGCGCCGACGTTCGACTTCCTCTCGCGCTCCTTCCTGCCGCTCATCGAGCGGATGGGGCCGCGCGTGAGCGCGCGTCTGGAGCGCTACGGGTTCTACCCCGCGGGTGGAGGCCGCATCGTCGTGGACATCGAGCCCGCGGAGCGACTCGCGCCGCTGGACCTGACCGAGCGCGGCGACGTGCACGGCATAGAGGTCCGTGCCCTCGTGGCGAACCTGCCGGGCAAGATCGGCCAGCGCGAGCTCAAGACGGTCGCCAAGGCTCTCGGCGGCCCCGAGGACGCCTACACGATGCGCCAGATCAAGGACTCCGCCGGCCCGGGCAACGTCCTCTTCGCCGAGGTCCAGACCGCTGCGCTCACGACCGTCGTGACCGAGTTCGGCATGAAGGGCCGTCCGGCGCAGCGCGTGGCCTCTGGCGTGGCGAAAGCCGTGCAGGCGTACCTCGCGAGCGATGCGCCCGTGGGACCGTACCTCGCGGATCAGGTGCTCGTGCCTCTGGCGCTCGCCGCGAGGGAGGGCGCCGGGAGCAGCGTCTTCCGCGCGACGGAGTGGACGCGCCACGCACAGACAAACGCCGAGGTCATCGAGCGCCACCTCGGCGTGACGATCCGCGCGCTGCCCGAGCCCTCGGGCGCGGTCCGCGTCCTCGTGGGCTGA
- the gap gene encoding type I glyceraldehyde-3-phosphate dehydrogenase: MAIKIGINGFGRIGRLVFRSILERGDTDFDIVAVNDLTDAETLAHLFKYDSVHGIYPGEVKAEGGDLIVDGDRFKVFSERDPAQLPWGDLDTDVVIESTGVFRTREKAALHLQGGAKKVVISAPASGEVDATVVLGVNDDVLTGDEEIVSNASCTTNCLAPMAKVLDDAFGIEKGFMTTIHAYTSDQNIQDAPHKDLRRARAAALSMIPTTTGAAKAVGLVLPELKGKLDGFAVRVPTPDGSLTDFTAILKKEVTVEEVNEAFQKAASGAMKGILEYSTAPLVSVDIIHNAHSCIFDAPSTMTDGTMVKVVGWYDNEWGYSNRTVDLAKKIAG, encoded by the coding sequence ATGGCTATCAAGATCGGAATCAACGGCTTCGGCCGTATCGGCCGCCTCGTCTTCCGCTCCATCCTCGAGCGCGGCGACACGGACTTCGACATCGTCGCCGTCAACGACCTCACCGACGCCGAGACGCTGGCGCACCTCTTCAAGTACGATTCCGTCCACGGCATCTACCCGGGCGAGGTCAAAGCAGAAGGCGGCGACCTCATCGTGGACGGCGACCGCTTCAAGGTGTTCTCCGAGCGCGACCCCGCGCAGCTCCCCTGGGGCGACCTCGACACCGACGTCGTCATCGAGTCCACCGGCGTGTTCCGCACGCGCGAGAAGGCCGCGCTCCACCTCCAGGGCGGCGCCAAAAAGGTCGTGATCTCCGCCCCCGCCTCTGGCGAGGTCGACGCGACCGTCGTGCTCGGCGTCAACGACGACGTGCTCACCGGCGACGAGGAGATCGTGAGCAACGCGAGCTGCACGACGAACTGCCTCGCGCCGATGGCGAAGGTCCTCGACGACGCCTTTGGCATCGAGAAGGGCTTCATGACCACGATCCACGCCTACACGTCGGATCAGAACATCCAGGACGCGCCGCACAAGGACCTCCGCCGGGCCCGCGCCGCCGCGCTCTCCATGATCCCGACCACGACCGGCGCCGCCAAGGCCGTCGGCCTCGTGCTCCCGGAGCTCAAGGGCAAGCTCGACGGCTTCGCCGTCCGCGTCCCCACCCCGGACGGCTCGCTCACGGACTTCACGGCCATCCTTAAAAAGGAGGTCACCGTGGAAGAGGTCAACGAGGCCTTCCAGAAGGCCGCCTCTGGCGCCATGAAGGGCATCCTGGAGTACAGCACCGCACCGCTGGTCTCCGTCGACATCATCCACAACGCGCACTCGTGCATCTTCGACGCGCCCAGCACGATGACGGACGGCACGATGGTCAAGGTCGTCGGCTGGTACGACAACGAGTGGGGCTACTCGAACCGCACCGTCGACCTCGCGAAGAAGATCGCCGGCTAA